Proteins from a single region of Electrophorus electricus isolate fEleEle1 chromosome 5, fEleEle1.pri, whole genome shotgun sequence:
- the LOC113571944 gene encoding uncharacterized protein LOC113571944, which yields MSAEEQTVKGVPVLGSDPSSPHKDPGPVIGGLNLRSAPGACLLFAGVLLLIGIGVAAGGYWPHRARKPPLHQVSSGRTPAEKLKLVGPVIMGVGLFIFICANTLLYENRDRRWGPYSQGNRFPTRSGRHRKAKSKRHPQPKASFNKGTLALCELRSNSPKDGVTPPTLESSSLCSGSDSIQVSFDLDRGAPLPQDRGSLTLTLPVIKLNNSLISCSEAPPLPEHSYRNLVRGPSGTKAEPEEQRESQHKKAIPLNIY from the coding sequence ATGTCTGCAGAGGAGCAGACGGTGAAAGGCGTTCCtgttctgggctcagacccTTCATCCCCTCATAAGGATCCTGGTCCTGTGATTGGTGGGCTGAATCTGCGTTCCGCTCCTGGTGCTTGTCTGCTGTTTGCCGGCGTCTTGCTGCTCATAGGGATAGGCGTAGCAGCGGGTGGGTACTGGCCTCATCGTGCCCGGAAACCACCACTGCATCAAGTTTCCAGTGGTCGCACACCAGCGGAGAAACTGAAACTTGTCGGTCCTGTAATTATGGGAGTGGGcctttttatctttatttgtgccaacacactcctctatgaGAACCGCGACCGTCGCTGGGGCCCATACAGTCAAGGAAACCGCTTTCCGACTCGGTCAGGGAGACACAGGAAAGCCAAATCAAAAAGACACCCGCAGCCGAAAGCCAGCTTCAACAAAGGCACCCTGGCTTTATGTGAACTCCGCAGTAACTCCCCAAAGGATGGTGTCACTCCTCCTACCCTCGAGTCCTCTTCCCTCTGCTCTGGCTCCGACTCCATCCAGGTGAGCTTTGACCTGGACAGGGGAGCTCCTCTCCCTCAGGACAGGGGCTCTCTAACCCTGACCCTTCCGGTCATCAAGCTGAACAACTCCCTCATAAGCTGCTCAGAAGCTCCACCCCTTCCAGAACACTCATACCGGAACTTGGTAAGAGGGCCCAGTGGAACAAAGGCAGAGCCAGAGGAACAAAGGGAGAGCCAACACAAAAAGGCCATTCCACTTAATATCTATTAG